The Rathayibacter sp. VKM Ac-2759 DNA window GGTCGGTCCATCCCAGGGTGACGTTGCTGCCGTTGTGGCCGAAGCTGCTCGGGCTGCTTGCCGTTCCAAGTGGCGGGTAGGGATTGGGGGAGGGGCCGCCGAGCTGGAAGCCGCTGGCCCACGCAATGTGTTCTCGAGCCCAGGCATCGACCTGGTTGCGGTGGCTGGCCGTCGTCGCCGCCGCAATGGTCTGCGGGCTGACGACGTGCGCTCCTCTGGTGTTGACACCGCCGGCTGCGAGCATCAAGTAGAAGACGGCAAGATCGCGAGCTGTCAACGAGAGGCCGGCGCTCGGGATGATGGCGGATCGCGTGACGGAATGGTTGAGGGCCGCGGCAGCGATGTGTGTGCGCAGGGTAGAACCACGCATCGGCACAGCTCGATCCAAGACGTCCTCGTTGAGGCCTAAAAAGGTGTCGGAGACGCCGATCGGTCGTAATAGCTCGGTGTCGAGCACGTCTCGCAGCGAACTGCCGGTGGCTCGCTGGATGACCTCTCCGAGGATGAATCCGAACGCGAGGAACTGGTAGGCAGGCTGGCTGGCTCCTGTCAGCCGGGGCCGTGCTCGCTCGATGTTGCGGATCGATCGTCGCCAGCTCGTCATGCTGAGCATGTCGCCCAAGTCTGTGCGAGCGCTC harbors:
- a CDS encoding serine hydrolase domain-containing protein, which encodes MGPERTTGAFPAELAATERLVRSRPGAAQLVVIHDGETVVDYAQHVDHDALFWAWSASKPYIAILAHHLAEQGVLDLDQPVAALWPTFGAHGKAHITTRDVLHHRSGFASARTDLGDMLSMTSWRRSIRNIERARPRLTGASQPAYQFLAFGFILGEVIQRATGSSLRDVLDTELLRPIGVSDTFLGLNEDVLDRAVPMRGSTLRTHIAAAALNHSVTRSAIIPSAGLSLTARDLAVFYLMLAAGGVNTRGAHVVSPQTIAAATTASHRNQVDAWAREHIAWASGFQLGGPSPNPYPPLGTASSPSSFGHNGSNVTLGWTDPSRRLTVAYLTSTIRADNPQHITAVADSLSAHYDAT